A window of Streptomyces sp. NBC_01142 genomic DNA:
CATCCGGTGCCGCTCGTGGGCGGCTGAGTTCAACAACGAAAGACCGGAACACCCCCTGGCCCGGACAGCATCGGGGGTGGTCCGGTCGGGGCCCTGATCAGGACCCCGGTGCCGAGGTTTGCGGTCTACCCGACCGCCTTCGCCGCCGCCCGCCCCGCCGCCCGCCCCGAGAAGATGCACCCCCCGAGGAACGTCCCCTCCAGTGAGCGGTAGCCGTGCACCCCGCCGCCACCGAAGCCGGCCGCCTCCCCCGCCGCGTACAGACCGGCCAGCGGCTCGCCGTCATCGGTCAGCACGCGCGAGGAGAGGTCGGTCTCCAGTCCGCCGAGGGACTTGCGGGTGACGATGTTCAGCCGTACGGCGATGAGCGGGCCGGCCTTGGGGTCGAGGATGCGGTGTGGCGCGGCCGTACGGATCAGCTTGTCGCCCAGATACTTGCGGGCCCCGCGGATGGCGGTGACCTGGAGGTCCTTGGTGAAGGGGTTCGTGATCTCCCGGTCCCGCGCGGTGATCTCCCGCCGCAGTTCCACCTCGTCGATCAGCGGCTCCTTGGTGAGCGCGTTCATTCCGCGTACGAGGGCGGCGAGATCCTTCTCGACGACGAAGTCGGCGCCGTTGTCCATGAATGCCTTCACCGGGCCCGGCACATCGGCCCGGGCCCGCCCGATCACATCGCGGATCGACCTCCCCGTCAGGTCCGGGTTCTGCTCGGAGCCCGACAGTGCGAACTCCTTGCCGATGATCTTCCGGTCGAGCACGAACCACGTGTAGTCGTGACCGGACCTCATGATGTGCTCGAGCGTGCCGAGGGTGTCGAAGCCGGGGAAGAGCGGTACGGGCAGCCGCTTGCCGCGTGCGTCCAGCCAGAGCGAGGAAGGCCCCGGCAGGATGCGGATGCCGTGCCTGGCCCAGATCGGGTTCCAGTTCTCGATGCCCTCGGTGTAGTGCCACATCCGGTCGCGGTTGATGTGGCTGGCGCCCGCGCGCTCCGCGATGCCGAGCATCAGCCCGTCGACATGGGCGGGGACGCCGGAGAGCATCTTCTCGGGCGGGGCGCCGAGCCGCTCGGGCCACTGGGCACGTACGAGATCGTGGTTGGCGCCGATGCCGCCGGAAGTGACGATCACCGCCTGCGCCCGGAACTCGAAGGCCCCGGACACCTCACGGCTGCTCGCGGTGCCGCGCTCGGCCCCGGACGGCTGGAGAACCTCGCCGCTCACCGTGTCCAGCGATCCCGCGCTGCTGCTCAGCCCCGTGACCCGGTGCCGGAACCTCAGCTCGACGAGGCCACGTGCGACGCCTTCCCTGACCCGCCGTTCGAAGGGCTCGACGACGCCTGGTCCCGTCCCCCAGGTGATGTGGAAGCGCGGCACGGAGTTGCCGTGCCCGGTGGCGTCGTAGCCGCCGCGCTCCGCCCATCCGACGACCGGGAAGAACCGCATTCCCTGCGCATGCAGCCAGGCCCGCTTCTCACCGGAGGCGAAGTCGACGTACGCCTCGGCCCACTCGCGCGGCCACCGGTCCTCTTCGCGGTCGAATCCCGCCGTGCCGTACCAGTCCTGGAGCGCCAGCGCGCGGCTGTCCTTGATCCGCATCCGGCGCTGCTCGGGCGAGTCGACGAAGAACAGCCCGCCGAAGGACCAGTGCGCCTGCCCGCCGATCGACTGCTCCGGCTCCTGGTCGAGCAGGATGACCTTGCGGCCGGCGTCGACGAGCTCCGCGGTGGCCACGAGGCCCGCGAGCCCTGCCCCGATCACGATCACATCAGCGTCGTACGCCATGGGGTCCATCCTTGTCCGGGGAGGGCGGGGTGCGATGGCTCCGATCTTCTGTACGGGGCAGTAACTAGTCAACAGTTGCGCGGCATCCTCCGGCAGGCCGGAACCGAGCCGTTCACCGGCGGGGCCGGCCTGCCCGGCAGGACCGGCGTCCTCACGGGCGGCGCCCGATCCCCCACGTGACGGCCGGTGAGTC
This region includes:
- a CDS encoding FAD-binding dehydrogenase, translating into MAYDADVIVIGAGLAGLVATAELVDAGRKVILLDQEPEQSIGGQAHWSFGGLFFVDSPEQRRMRIKDSRALALQDWYGTAGFDREEDRWPREWAEAYVDFASGEKRAWLHAQGMRFFPVVGWAERGGYDATGHGNSVPRFHITWGTGPGVVEPFERRVREGVARGLVELRFRHRVTGLSSSAGSLDTVSGEVLQPSGAERGTASSREVSGAFEFRAQAVIVTSGGIGANHDLVRAQWPERLGAPPEKMLSGVPAHVDGLMLGIAERAGASHINRDRMWHYTEGIENWNPIWARHGIRILPGPSSLWLDARGKRLPVPLFPGFDTLGTLEHIMRSGHDYTWFVLDRKIIGKEFALSGSEQNPDLTGRSIRDVIGRARADVPGPVKAFMDNGADFVVEKDLAALVRGMNALTKEPLIDEVELRREITARDREITNPFTKDLQVTAIRGARKYLGDKLIRTAAPHRILDPKAGPLIAVRLNIVTRKSLGGLETDLSSRVLTDDGEPLAGLYAAGEAAGFGGGGVHGYRSLEGTFLGGCIFSGRAAGRAAAKAVG